One genomic region from Homalodisca vitripennis isolate AUS2020 chromosome 6, UT_GWSS_2.1, whole genome shotgun sequence encodes:
- the LOC124365245 gene encoding uncharacterized protein LOC124365245 gives MEHYIIQLLIIACSLVCVTSASGHHSSCNNTIINCFKTLNGGKYAGNVFTIPQLVLYKEFTAMLCSSSFLESHNANTLDMTFELLGGKIIIYQNCKYLTEIEFNIGYEWFEGYFTIELGGVSLTCYANYFKHKCIGFYCCHEKGLIDHFYLLVCSKSTSLKYIEEAVGAVDTILDTCGVPDVDNLCNIIC, from the exons ATGGAGCACTATATAATCCAGTTACTGATCATAGCGTGCTCGCTAGTTTGTGTCACCTCAGCTAGTGGTCATCATTCGTCATGTAACAACACCATAATCAACTGTTTCAAAACTCTTAATGGAGGAAAATACGCTGGAAATGTGTTCACGATACCGCAATTG GTATTGTACAAGGAGTTTACAGCCATGCTGTGTTCCAGCTCATTTTTGGAATCTCATAATGCCAATACTCTTGATATGACGTTTGAATTATTAGGTGGCAAGATAATCATATACCAAAATTGcaa ATACCTAACAGAAATAGAATTTAACATCGGGTATGAATGGTTCGAGGGTTATTTTACTATAGAAC TTGGTGGAGTTAGCTTAACTTGCTACGCGAATTACTTCAAACACAAATGCATTGGTTTCTATTGTTGCCATGAAAAGG GATTAATAGACCACTTCTACTTATTGGTATGCTCCAAATCAACCAGCCTAAAATATATTGAGGAAGCAGTTGGCGCTGTTGACACTATATTGGACACGTGTGGGGTACCGGACGTTGATAACTTATGTAATATCATTTGTTAA